The Hippoglossus stenolepis isolate QCI-W04-F060 chromosome 3, HSTE1.2, whole genome shotgun sequence genomic sequence TTCTCACTCTTCTCATTGGTCAGCAGGAggtggtttgtttttaaaagtctggCGCTGATTGGCTGCGTCTGTGACGGAGCGTCAGTTTAAACCGGGGGGCGGCAGAGTGCTTGGTTTGAATCCGGCAGACGCAGCTTGGACCCGGACTCCCGGACACGGTGAGTCCCCGCGGTTCCACCAGGGTTAAACACCGGATTTAAGCACCGGATTCAACCGGGATTCAACCGGGATCCGTGCGGGTGTAAACGCGAGGAAGTGTTGCGTGTGTCCGCTGTGTGACGTCAGTGGTAAACAGGCTAATAGCGAAGCTAACGCTCAGGTAGCCTGCTGCTAGCTTGAAGCTAAAGCTGAAATCAGATGCTAACATGCGAATTCAGCGGATCCGTTAGCACTTTCCGTTAAGAGACACCGGACCGTCCGTTAAGAGACACCGACCGTCCGTTAAGAGACACGGACCGTCCGTTAAGAGACACCGGACCGGTCGTTAAGAGACACCGGACCGTCCGTTAAGAGACACCGGACCGTCCGTTAAGAGACACCGGACCGTCCGTTAAGAGACACCGGACCGTCCTTAAGAGACACCGGACCGTCCGTTAAGAGACACCGGACCGTCCGTTAAGAGACACCGGACCGTCGTTAAGAGACACCGGACCGTCCGTTAAGAGACACCGGACCGTTCGTTAAGAGACACCGGACCGGTCGTTAAGAGACACCGGACTGGTCGTTAAGAGACACCGGACTGGTCGTTAAGAGACACCGGACCGTCCGTTAAGAGACACCGGACCGTCCGTTAAGAGACACCGACTCGTCGTGGCGCGGACTGGGTAAGAGACACGGACCGTCCGTCAAGAGACACCGGACCGTCCGTTAAGAGACTCCGAGCGTCCGTTAAGAGACACCGGACCGTCCGTTAAGAGACCCGGACTGGTCGTTAAGAGACACCGGACCCTGGTCGAAGACACCGGACCTCCGTTAGACACTGACATCCGACTGGTCGTTCCGTTAGACACCGGACCGTCCGTTAAGAGACAAAGGCCTGGCGCCGTTAAGAGACACCGGACTGGTCGTTAAGAGACACCGGACTCGAAGAGACGACCGTCCGTTAAGAGACACGGACCGCGACAACCGGACCGTCCGTTAAGAGACACCGGACCGTCAAGAGACACCGGACCGTCCGTTAAGAGACACCGACCGTCCGTTAAGAGACACCGGACCGGTCGTTAAGAGACACCGGACTGTCCGTTAAGAGACACCGGACCGGTGGTTAAGAGACACCGGACTGGTCGTTAAGAGACACCGACTGGTCGAATACGGACTCGTCGTTAAGAGACCCCCGGCGTTAAGAGACACCGGACTGGTCGTTAAGAGACACCGGACCGGTCGTTAAGAGCACCGACTGGTCGTTAAGGACATCGAAGACCATCCGTTACAGGAGACACCGGACCGATTGTTAAGAGACACCGGACCGTTGTTAAAGACACTCCAGCCATAACCGACTGTTAAGACACCGGGGCCCCGGACATCGTTAAGAGACACCGGACCGTCCGTTAAGAGACACCGGACCGTCCGTTAAGAGACACCGGGCTCAGATGGACAGTTCAGAGGGAATAGTGTTTACTGATCCATCCGGTTACTAACGTTTCGCTGCTGACTACCGGGGATCGGAGCAGTGAGCGCGGTGTGTGTCCGGCTCTGACCCggtctttgtctctgtccagCAGGAACCGGATCACTCCATCATGGCCTCTCAGAACATGGACCCCGCAGCGGGTGCAGCTTCCTCCACAGCCGCTCTGAAGCGGCAGCGCTACACCATGAAAAGATTCggtgtcaaaataaaaactgctttgATGCAGAACCATCATTTCTTCTTAGCTTTGTTTCTTGCACTTCCCTACATTACTGTGTTGTGGTATGTGTTCAGTCTGTGAACGCACCAGGGAACTAATGAGTTGAAgtaatgatgaataataaattagatttatgataaaaacattatgaCTCAACATGAAACAGTTAATGAGAAAATTGAGACTTCACAAATTAATGATTTCTCAAAACAACTGAATAAACTTTGTAAAGAAGAATTACTTCTTAACAATGACACCACCTCAGTCTCACTCTGACAATATTAGGAAATccaattatttataattaagtGTCAATTGTCTCATTAATAGTTTCATGGTCATgttcaacacattttctgtattCTCATTAATCGGTTCATTAAATAGTTGACTTGTTAATTATTTCATTCAGACTGTACAAATGTGTGGTCCTACAGGAAGgtcgcttttattttgaagtgacTAACGTAATGCTTAACTCGCCTCttggttctgtctgttctgctgGTTCTGTTCTGATCCAGGTCTGGACCAGGTCCTGGGTCACTTCAATAAGGTCTGATctgtaacgtgtgtgtgcgtgtgcgtgtgtgtgtgtgtgtgtgtaggctgcagcaggagctcaTGACTCTGATGgtgagtttttctttcatatctgatgatgtcatcattgtCAAGCGACCTGTCTCTCTGACATCATGTACCTGTCTGACAGATGTCCGGTGATAAGGGGATCTCAGCGTTTCCAGAATCAGATAATCTTTTTAAATGGGTCGGAACCATCAACGGAGCTCAGGGGACGgtacgtccacacacacacacacacacacacacacacacacacacacacacacacactccactgacctgtctctctctctctctctctgtttctgacCTGTGTCGCCTCTCAGTGTACCATGCTGTGATGacctatctctgtctctctctctctctctccgcccgtctctctgtgtctctctctctctctctctctctctctctacctgtctctctgtgtctctctctctctctctctctctctctgtgtctctctctctctctctctctctctctctgactgtctctctgtgtctctctctctctctctctctctctctgtgtctctctctctctctctctctctgacccgtctctctgtgtgtctgtctctctctctctctctctctctctctgtctctctctcctctctctgacctgtgtgtctctcaggtgtACCATGCTGTCAtgacctgtctctgtctctctctggtcaCTTGTCTGTCTCAGGTGTACGAGGGCCTCAGGTACCGCCTGTCTCTGGATTTTCCCGCCGGTTATCCGTACCAGGCTCCTCGTGTGAAGTTTGTGACGCCGTGTTTTCATCCCAACGTGGACGAGAACGGATTCATCTGTCTTGACATCCTGAAGGAAAAGTGGTCGGCGCTGTACGACGTGCGCTCCATTCTCCTGTCCATCCAGAGCCTGCTGGGAGGTACTGTCAAAATATAGAAGCTGGGTTGACTGGTCAACATTATACTGGGCTGAGGACttcaggaagtgatgtcacaatgacgtgtgtgtggttgtgtttcagaACCAAACAACGAGTCTCCTTTAAACCCGACGGCAGCCGAACTGTGGGACGATCAAGAAGGTGAGAGACACTCTTGCACAGAACTACACAATAATGAACGACACACTTTTCAGTgacgtttgtgtttctgtggagaAAGTTCAAAGGGAGGAGTCATCTCATAATAATGATCAATTATATTTGATAATAATGTTCACATAAAGAAGGAAAATCATGAAAAactttgattaattgatttgacACATTTAACTTCTTGTTAAATTCTTATTGATTAGTTTTGTTTATTGATCAAATCCTTTCCCAATCAAGAAACAGTCAATGATCTGTAGCTTTCTGGTTCAGTTCAAAGTCATTGGTTATTTATCATTGATCAGCTGTAAGCTCTGGCAGCAGGGGCTGATGGGAACTGTAGTTCTaactctgtttgtctctttcagcCTTTAAAGCTCATCTACATTCGACCTTCCAGAAGTGAAGCAGCTccacatcttcttcttcctcctcctcctcttcttcatctccctctctttctgtctgttacGTCTGTTTGTACAGtatttttatgttaaataaagttcttAATTCAACACTATGACAActcttttgtttgaattttcagtGTCTTAAAGTGATAAATTAAAACATCTATGTAACAGAAAATAATCAGTTCTGGGGCAAAAGAACTACATCTCCCATCAGCCCCCAGGTGAAGTAGCTGGATCAGCTGTTCAGATGAAGTCTGAAGCGTTGGACTTGATGCAGCGCTGACTgaacgtgatgcatgctggtccgAGCACAGCATGCTTGTTACAATCTTTGCCCGATTTCATCCAGCGCTGCAAATCGTCACCAGGTCACGTGACCTTAAAAGATGGCGGGAGCGAGCTTGCTGCtgtcagacagatgttctccagctgctgcaccgGTGACGTCacaactctgctctgattggctgaaggcttcATGACgtctctttatgtttttattttaacaattcagatgtgttttctgctctgtaTATCCATAATTGTACGGTgttaaaagatatatatatatttatgattgtgtgaaGCTATACAACCACTGGCAGTGTTTCTATTCTGTTATTTCTTGTTTGTCTGATtaatacagaagaaaaactCAAGTTTATTTCTCTACAAAGACGATGTGATGAATTTCGTCTCCTGTGTATTTACACGAGTTCAATATGGTTTAATTGAATTTTTCAGCTGAAACAAAGTTCTCAGTCGACTTCGTGGTCGAAAGCTCAGGAACCTTTAGTTGAGACTTCGGACAAACTCTGATCAGCTGTTGTTCCCATGAAGCAATCGTTCCACAGTCACCGACAGTTTTTACTTCCTGTTCATtcacataaatatttttatcTCAGAATACGATACGATTGTCATCGCTGAGGTTtgaatgaaacattttacagctttttattCGAAATAACTTATGTGAAATAATTATAACTTAACTTAATCTTCATACTTGCTGTTGTAACTTCATTTTATTGTATGGTTTAAAATATAGAGCACTTAGTTTGAACAGACATGAAACTGATTCTTCGTCAGCGATGACATGTCAGTGGTCATTGACAACGATTTGTTGATAATaattctgcttcctgtttgtatGAATAAAGATGAGTTGAATCCCCCCCTCTTCTACCCAACACAGCCCAGTCCGCAGCAGGCGGCCATGTTGTTGGCAACGACCTCGACCTCCATCAGATCCTCCAGGGTGTCATTTGGCTCGTCCACCTCCCCGCGACCTTCGACCCAGGCCGGCTGAGTCGCCTCCACAGACCAAAATGCAACGGGCACCTGTAGAACGCCACACGTTTAAATGAAGAAGCGCCGCCAGGTCTGAAGAGTCGATCAGATTCTCATTATAAAGCAAAATGTTCGATTGGTTCTCTCTCACCCTCAGTTGCATCTCGCTCAGCATCGTCTCCAGTCCAGCGATGTGATTGGTGAGATCAGGACTTGACTCCTCCTCTAAGGTGAGCCATGGCACCTGGACTAATGCCACCCGAGCGGCCACGCCCACCACACCATCCATGCACCctggacaggagagagagagagagagagacggagaggtcAGACAggcttgagagagagagaggtcagacaggtgtgagagagacagagacagacaggtgagagaggtcagacaggcttgagagagagagaggacagacaggtgtgagagagacagagacagacaggtgagagaggtcagacaggcttgagagagaggagagagagaggtcagacaggtgagagagagacagacagacagacaggtgagagagacagacagacaggggagagagagacagacagacagacaggtgagagagagagagagagagacagacagacagacaggtgagaacagacaggtagagagagagagagaacagacagacaggcgagagagagagagacagacaggtgagagagagagagagacagacagacagacagacagacagacgagagagagagagagagacagacaggtgagagagagagagagacagacaggtgttagttacattacatttcattgagctgacgcttttatccaaagtgactcacaatcagtgcatcaaccatgatgaacaaacccagaacaacaagaatcaagaaagtacaatttcttcaaaaaagcaaaactccAAAGTGCTATgagtaagtgacatgtaagtgctactgaatgttattcaaggtgtagttggaagaggtgtgtttttagtttgcggcggaagatgtgtaaactttctgtcctgatgtccatgtggagctggttccaccgtttaggagccaggacaggaaacagtcgtgatgttgatgagtgacagctgtccctcgcagtgagggagcagctgattggccgatgcagagcggagtggacgggctgggctgtaaggtttgaccatgtcctggatgtagactggaccgatccgttcacagcacggtaccaagtactagtgttttgaaacggatcctcctgatgttgtgcagcatgaatctacaggagcgtgttgttgcagtaatgttggcagagagggagagttgactgtcgagtgtcactTTGTCAGTTCTTTAAAGAAACGTGAAACTTGAGCTTCAACTTGATTCAGAAGTAAAAGTGTCACATGATTCAACCAATCACAGATGACCAGCTGACCTGTGTTAACCAACAAGCGTCTGTCGTAGCGCTGAGTCAGAGGGAACTGTCGAATCAGATCACTCGCTTTACAGAGGTCAGACAGGAAGTTCTCCAGCGCTGATAGTAAGAGAACCCAGAGACGCTCCGACACCTGTCTGTCCTCCGAGGGGGGGGAGTCACTGCCCGACAGCAGACGCATCAGACGCCGCGACAGACctggacacaaacagacaagtgagagacagacagatgtgtaGTGAACATGTGTGTAGTGGACAGGTGTGTATGTAGGTGTGGTTTTGGGGGTTAGGGGGCGTGGTTACCGCAGCAGATCCGGTGAGCGAGCGCTCTCGTCTCGTCCATCTCGTCTCTCAGGAAGCTGCAGTCAGCTGAGCTGCCAAGCGACGCTGCCAGCTgttggaaacaggaagtgacccgACTGAGAGCCTCCTGAGCACGCTCACACTCGCCCTGCTGTCGGCGCCGCGCTGCCAGCTCGTCCACTGAATGACGCCACCGGctcatgatgtcatcaggtgTGTGGATCAGTTCCAGCTGTTTGAACCTGACATGTAATTCAACTCACTTTTTGTTCCGTCAAACAACTACTTTTGTTCAATTACTTGTCTTAtgtaatacaataataataagcaaAATATCAGTGTTTTCTGAAGGTTTCATGTGAATCATAAACGTGATCATACCTGACGTCAGAACAAGGATCAGCATCAGTCGACGGACATGACGACTCGTTTCCTTTCAGACGTTCTGATCCGGTAACATTCagcaacaaaaagcaaacaacacGAGTCAACGAGACAGCCTGAAAGAAATGTCctgcaggacagacagggggGGACCTGTTTGTAGATCCTGCTTCCTGACTCACTGTTTATTATATCAAATTatagtattatttattatattatgaatatatcatattatatagaTAGTTGTTCATCAGATGttatcatatatataaatttaaCTCTATATACTTCTAATCTTAATGATAAGATTAAACCTTTTTTCAAATCATTTGACTAAAATAAATTgtagaataaagaataaaactcaCCTGCTGTCGATCAGctgcgtctgtttgtgtgaacgaCAATCGTTCAGGTTTCTATCAACgctcgtcttcctcttcctcttcctcttcttcttcctcgaCTCCAGGGAtcctcagtgtttttaattaacagCTGACACCTGAACCTCTCCCACAAGACTCTTTATTTTACCCTCAGTTCTGCCTCACAGGTAAACACCTCTGTCTCACCTGTGCAGGTCGACAGAGTCACGTCAGGTTAAATATAGACTGACccgggtcagaggtcagacagttcttttttcatgtttaatgaaataaagataATTAAACCTTCAGACTCTCAATAGTTTGCCTCTTTGATGCTAACAGTGCTAACATCAAAGAGctgtaataatgatgataataaaataatgataatttttaTAATCCTACAATCAATACTAAACTAGTATTGAttagctaatgctaatgctaagctaaacaCCAATACGCCCCTTACTCTACACAAGCTATATTGATACATAATGCTAACTGTTAGTTTTACAGCCGTTAGCTTCTACGATTGAACACCATGAAGGCTAAAGCTAAGCTAAAATGTCATGTTAGTGATTTTAACTGTGAACTGTCGTGTGGGTagttttttagattttataagGAAACTAATCTGATTTGCCCGctacacagacaggaagtgataaAACAGGTCAGCTGACCATCAGTGCGAGCCCTGATGATCAGCTgactatcatcatcatcatcatcatcatcatcatcattatcatcatcatcatcatcatcatcatcaaaatcaTCATCACAAGattcataaatcaaacattaaatcaaatgatgGCACTTTATAGAGACAAAAACCGTAAAGGAAATCCAACTCTCCAGAGTCTAATCCAGGAGTggtagcctagcttagcacaaacagCTCAAGGTTAACAGTTTCCCCCTGCTTTTGATCTTCCTGCTAAGCTAGGTAACCTGTTTCATTTGCTTCCAGTCTTtttgctaagctaggctaacagttCCCCATGCTtacagtctttgtgctaagctaggctaacagttTACCATGCTTACAGTCTTtgagctaagctaagctaacagccTTGGATGTTTCAGTTCTGATCTCAGATATTGATCAGTTCATGATTGATTAGTTCAGTCCGACACTTGGAGGATGATTCATAATTCAGTCGTAATCGGCTGTTCTCAGTTCCTCCAGCAGGAGGCCACGGAGAGAAAAAACTTCAGACTCCGCCTCCCTTTTGTGATTGGCTGTAGTAATGCTGGTTTTTAGATGGGGTGTGGGTCAACCGGTGATCATGTGACAGTggtcatgttgttgttgctatGGCAACATTGTTACTGTGCAATGTAATTGTTCTTGCATCGTCATGGCAGCATGTTGTGTTGTCATGGTCTTGGCGGCATGTGTTGTCTTCATGGCTGGTGTAGTCatggcagcgtgtgtgtgcgtgtggcgAGCGCCTCCATCACCTCGTGGCAGAGACACTGACAGAAGCCGTAGATGACGAGGAGGAGCAGCGTCGACGGGACCAAACTGACGAGGACGACGCCCAACCACAGCTGACCAATCATAAGCAGGTAAATCCCCAGAGGCAGCGAGCTGAAGAACACCTGTACACATACAACGACAAGGTcacgacacacagacagacacacacacaaatactctcTGCCCTGACTGGCGCCGCTCTCGTACTGACCAGACAAAGCGCCCCCAGAAGGCAGCGAGGGATGCTGCGGGATGTCCAGTTGTGACACTTGTGGGGGGGCAGGTGACAGGGCAGCGAGTCGATGCTGGGGGGGCGGTACACACCCACCACGTTGAGCGTGCTCAGTGAGTCCGACGAAGGAGACGATTCGGGAAGTTCCATGATGGTGATGACCAGACAGTCTGAGGAGCGGTGCGACGCCTCCACGCTGCCCCCTGCTGacacaacacattcattcacGTTAACTCATCACAGACGTTAAGTAGAAACATgataaacatataaacataaacatgataaacaaacaaataaaaagttttttcaCCGGCGAGACAAGAAGGACTcaacaccacccccccccctcctccgccACGCCGAGCTCGGTCCTGACACGACAACACCGCCAGAATGTGTCGGTCGTCCTCCATCAACCAcacctgagaaagaaaaacaaaaagaagaggcGGAGTCAGTCTGGGGTGAGAAGAAAAGGGGAGGGGTCTGTCCTCCTCATCAGAAAGGTCATCTCACCTCTTCATCGGGGACGTGCGTCTCATGGCGACAGAATGGACAGCTGATGACAGAGGGGGACGACTCTCCTGATAACCAATCAGAAAGGAGTAACATGATGATGTTATAAAGGGTTAACGTtgcatctgattggctgcatcATACTGGACAGTTTACTTCCGTGCTGTCATGTGATTGGTCAGGTGCAGTATgacctctgattggtcagtgtCAGACACGTCATGAGAATATGAGCCTAATAATACACCTGTAGGTGTCAGTGTTGTTCACCTCACAGCTCCACTCACCCATGTCGACCATCTTCTTCAGACACTTGGCGCAGACGCGATGCAAACATCCCAGAAGCTTCGGTTTCCTGCTGCGAGTGTCGTAACGGTTGTAACAGATTTTACACTCGAGCTCCTCCAAAGTGTAAACCAGTGACTGAGCCCAGGTCTGCACCTGAACGCATCACAACAGTTAATAACTGAGCCcagatatatacatatatttattttttttaatttttattacgAGGTAAGAGGATGTTcctaaaagtacaaaaagagGGTTTGTCTTTTAACACCGTACATTTATGAATATGGAAACGTATctgaattgttaaaataaaaaaataatatattatgaCATGCATGTCAGTGAAGCCTTCAGCCAATCGGAGCAGAGTTGTGTGGCCccaaggtgctgcagctggaggagaacatctgtctgactGCAGCCGGCTTGCTCCCGACATGTTTTAAGGTCACGTGACCTGGTGACGTATTGCAGCGCTGGATGAAGGCGGACAAAAATTCGAATTGTATTCAGTCCAGCATGCGTCATGTCAACGCTCCGCAGAGCTGCATCAAGTCGAACGCACCAGGCAACAGAACATGTGATTCTGCACTTGAACGCAACTGTTTGTCTCTGACTCTTTATTTAAACtcaaccaacaacttgtatcttagatcccattcctacaaaatgacttaaagaaattctgcctcTAATAAAaagtacgttactgaacacaatcaatctgtcattatcatcaggatgtaccacagtcctttaaactagctgtaatcaaaccccttctcaactacagaccgatatccaacctccccttcctgtctaaaatcctgagaaggttgtagccaatcagctgtaagagtttctccaggaaagtaatatgaagactttcagtcggggtttagagccaatcacagcacggagacagccttggttaaagtcactaatgagcttctaatagcttcagatgtttgtgtctgtcctcgtcctgttagatctcagtgcagcattcaacactattgaccatcacattttattacagagactagaacagttcattagcattaaaggaaccgccctcaactggtttaaatcatatttaccagatcgattccaatttgagcaaattaatgatgagtcatctgtgcgcaccaaagttaaccatggtgttccacagggctctgtgctcggcccagttttattctcattatataagcttccacttggaaacattatcaggacacactcgtacatttccactgctatgcggatgacacccagttatacttgtcaataaaacctggaCAATgtcatcaattaactaaactctaAAACTAAGATTGATTGAATCTGTCAGTTTGAAGTGATGCTGCAGATGGGAAATCTCACCTTCCCCTCCAGCTCCCGGCAAGGCTCCGCCTCCTTCAGCTGGCTCATTCTGTTGGCTGTCGTCTTCACCTTAAGCAAGAGGGAGGAGCCAGAGTGGGTGGAGCTTAACTAAACCTAAGTCCGtcactttatatacagtcactgatcctctttatatacagtcactgatcctctttatatacagtcactgatggtctttatatacagtcactgatcatctttatatacagtcactgatggtctttatatacagtcactgatcctctttatatacagtcactgatcctctttatatacagtcactgatactctttatatacagtcactgatcctctttatatacagtcactgatcctctttatacaGTCATGATCCTCTTTTGTCTGATGGTCTTAATGTCACATCATCTTTATCACATCAATCtaacagtcactgatcatctttatatacagtcactgatcctctttatatacagtcactgatcatctttatatacagtcactgatcctctttatatacagtcactgatcatctttatatacagtcactgatcatctttatatacagtcactgatcatctttatatacagtcactatcatctttatatacagtcactgatcatctttatatacagtcactgatcctctttatatacagtcactcaTCAGCATGATACAGGTGTGAAAATGACGAACtgtaacatcatcatcagtgagtTGATGCTCCACTCACCTGCTTGTGAAGGTGATGGTTGCTCGGGGTTGTAGATGCTGTTGCTCGGTACGTTGCTGGTTTTTAATCTGCTGAACGTTTCTCTCTGGTTGAAGCAACACAGATGATTAACGTCGTCTGGTAACTGTTCATTAGTTGCTGCAAGTTGAGGAGTTGTAGGTGTAGTTGCTGCGGTCTCTTGTTATTCAACATAGGAAAATAGGTTGTCGAGTTGCTTTACATGTCGTACATGTTGTAGTTGCTGTAGGTGTTTCCGTAGATTCAGTTGCTTGTGGCCTGGATGTTGTCGGTCAGGTTGAAGCAACATCTTGATCATTGAACAGCAACATGTtgatctgcagctgcaggttcatCAAGTGATGACAACTCTGTCAGATCATCACTGCAGCAACAGTcaggctgtgtgtctgtgtgtatctcaggttgctctgtgtgtgtctgtgtgatctcagtgtgtgtgtcggtgttgTATCTCaggttgctctgtgtgtgtgtctgtgtgtatctcaggttgctctgtgtgtgtgtctgtgtgtatctcaggttgctctgtgtgtgtgtctgtgtgtgtgtgtgtctcagttgtctgtgtgtgtctatgttcagttgctgtgtctctgtgtctgtgtgtatctcaggttgctctgtgtgtgtgtctcaggttgctctgtgtgtgtgtgtctatgtgtatatcaggttgctgtgtgtgtatctcaggttgctctgtgtgtgtgtgtctatgtgt encodes the following:
- the LOC118104412 gene encoding E3 ubiquitin-protein ligase RNF182 isoform X1, whose product is MSQLKEAEPCRELEGKVQTWAQSLVYTLEELECKICYNRYDTRSRKPKLLGCLHRVCAKCLKKMVDMGESSPSVISCPFCRHETHVPDEEVWLMEDDRHILAVLSCQDRARRGGGGGGVVLSPSCLAAGGSVEASHRSSDCLVITIMELPESSPSSDSLSTLNVVGVYRPPSIDSLPCHLPPHKCHNWTSRSIPRCLLGALCLVFFSSLPLGIYLLMIGQLWLGVVLVSLVPSTLLLLVIYGFCQCLCHEVMEALATRTHTLP
- the ube2c gene encoding ubiquitin-conjugating enzyme E2 C; amino-acid sequence: MTLMMSGDKGISAFPESDNLFKWVGTINGAQGTVYEGLRYRLSLDFPAGYPYQAPRVKFVTPCFHPNVDENGFICLDILKEKWSALYDVRSILLSIQSLLGEPNNESPLNPTAAELWDDQEAFKAHLHSTFQK
- the LOC118104412 gene encoding E3 ubiquitin-protein ligase RNF182 isoform X2, whose amino-acid sequence is MSQLKEAEPCRELEGKVQTWAQSLVYTLEELECKICYNRYDTRSRKPKLLGCLHRVCAKCLKKMVDMGESSPSVISCPFCRHETHVPDEEVWLMEDDRHILAVLSCQDRARRGGGGGGVVLSPSCLAGGSVEASHRSSDCLVITIMELPESSPSSDSLSTLNVVGVYRPPSIDSLPCHLPPHKCHNWTSRSIPRCLLGALCLVFFSSLPLGIYLLMIGQLWLGVVLVSLVPSTLLLLVIYGFCQCLCHEVMEALATRTHTLP
- the zgc:109913 gene encoding regulator of G-protein signaling 9-binding protein; the protein is MSRWRHSVDELAARRRQQGECERAQEALSRVTSCFQQLAASLGSSADCSFLRDEMDETRALAHRICCGLSRRLMRLLSGSDSPPSEDRQVSERLWVLLLSALENFLSDLCKASDLIRQFPLTQRYDRRLLVNTGCMDGVVGVAARVALVQVPWLTLEEESSPDLTNHIAGLETMLSEMQLRVPVAFWSVEATQPAWVEGRGEVDEPNDTLEDLMEVEVVANNMAACCGLGCVG